In the Puntigrus tetrazona isolate hp1 chromosome 19, ASM1883169v1, whole genome shotgun sequence genome, tttattcagctgtaGTGTCAAAGAAGACTCAGCATTGTGTCCTTGAGCAAGACATTTAATCCAGGAGATTGACCCCTTTGTCAGAAGTTCTCTTTGGATAAGACATATCTGCTAATATGAAGTTATTCAGTAACATCTGCAGTAAATGGAGCACACTTTTAACCCAAATTAACCCaaaccattttagtttttacacaAGATGAAACTAAACGTCTTAAATTGTATGAAAAACGGTCTTAAGTAGTCTAATCAAGTTTACATTAGTAGTCTTTACCAAATTCATTAGTTCATATTGTTGATGTTTTTCagcatacattttataaaatacctattaagttaaataagttataatagatattaataataataattaaagataaaataatagatATTCTACCAAGATATTGTACGTAACATAATTTAACTTATCaggtattttataaaatgtttgctcaaaaacatcaatattttaaactgaTGAATTTTGGTAAAGACTACTAATGTAAACTTGATTAGTCTACTTAAGATTGTATGCTCATACAACTTAACCCGTTTAGTTTTATCctgtataaaaactaaaatggtttAGTGCATCGGGTTTCTATGCAGTTTTCGGTCGACTAATTCAGGTTAAGAGTGCATTGTCTTACTAACACTTTGATGTTGTGCCAATATTTTAAGAACAAAGTCAGGAAGTGTATTCTTATTTGCTATTCTTGTATTCTTATACAGAAAGCTTATCAATGTACAAATCAGCGTGTAGTTAGCAGGGGTTTTATAGAGACAGCTGAGATCATGTAAATGGACCCAActtgtataaaacaaataaaactatatttatatgtaaatggtGCATGCAATTTCACTATAATGcaacaataatacaatttagtGCAAGACAAATGTTACAtgttaaaacaagtaaaaataagcaaaaatataattcccaatgtggaatttttttttttctcaaaatatttttgttctcaaaatttatttttgtacgtATTTTGAGATGGATTGAAGAAGTAATATTTCTACCAGCCcaagtaattaaatattaactgatGAATATATTAGAGTAATCTGTGGATGCTCCCcgacatgaataaatgaaacttatgcaatactttttattttttcactgtttCAGCTGTTGTTGTATTTGTCATCATCTAAAAGTTAATAGATAGGATAACCTAGTTCCAGTATGCAGAACAACAATTACtcgaatatattaaaataattgcatagtGTGTGtcatattattaaaatctgCCATTTACGTGTTGTTTGCCATGTCATGGTGAAGAGCCTTTTTATAAAGTACAGTGCAGTTATATAAAACTtaactgtaattattttgtgttaagCAACAAACTTACTGATcatacactttttttcaatttacaagtaaaataaataactaaagatTGATAAACGTGAAAACTGACAGGTACTCACATGATCTGAGGCTGATCATATGAAGACAAAGTCCTgtacaaagaaagaaatgtatccCCTGCATGAGTGGGTGTTCCTATTCTAACCAACCATGACACCTGTCTGTTGATGTTTTATcaaggaaaataataatttgtaatcatttatCATAATGCTAGTATGCAGgtgaaaaacaaatttaatctaacatttattaaaaatgcataaaagaaaaggTAATAAAAGAATCGTCAGCATTGAGAGCTGTTTTTCTTGCTTATATTCTGgtaggaaatgtaaaaaatgtagctAAGAAGAACAATCACAGCTTCAGTAAATGTTTAACTATAACCATTATGTTATATAACAATGTAGTAAAACAGTGACTTAATATTAccgttaaataaaaaaaaccatctGAAACGGCTTACTTTACATTTCAGTAGTTTATGCgtcagtttttattcacttttgttTAAGCTccacaactttgtttttatacCACACGCATTCTTTGCTGTCAAACGAACCATTTATTTACTACAAAAAGCTGAGATCTTAAAAAGTGTTTAAGAACATGTGAACATATTCAAACAGCATATAGCAATTCTGTGACACCATGTTATTTTCAGCCTCAtggcatttaaatataatattttttcccttACATCTTCACTGACAAAATATCAATGTCATGTTAATACAGTGCACAGTTAACAGATGATTAGAGATGTAAGGAATGCAGTTAGTGCTTAATATAAATACCCAGCTCTCACAAAACtaataaatctgatttaaaCCCAGATTTTATTCTGAATTTATGCAGTTAGTACCAAGAATAATTAGTGCTAAATGTCAAAAATTACACATACCACAATTTAAGTGCAAGATAACAGCAGCAACAATATCAGATTAACCTTCCTTAAAATACTGGCCTCATCTGAaagaattaaaatcaaaagggTAAAACATGGCAGATCCATACATGGCAGATATGACAgtacatttgtacatttagtatgtacattaaaaatgtacacataaaCAAAACCAGCAATTCATTAGACAGAGTTGAGTGTCTACATATAAATCCAGAAATAATGGAATGTGATGATACACATGTTTTGCTTGTGGtcgttaaaaaaatatttcatttcggAGTCATAGTAAGCATAGTTTTTACAGTTAGGAACAATATAAACTTACCTGATTTGTATTCATCAACAATGACCagattgcttttaaaaataaacacatactgtGTATAATACTACACAGATGAAGCATACAGTATAAATCTCCTCACTGAACAGtgtatattgtaattataaattgcGAACTTCTGATTTCGGTTTTCACTTAATGTAGACCAAGgtgttcaaacacacacacacacacattcaaaataactcaaatgaTACCCAAGATATGCAATGTGATAAAGCTtatctttttttgcattgccaTTTACTTGAAAAGTCCTTTAACATCTTTTCCCATGTTAGATGAGAAATGATACCTGTTAAAGGCATAGGTTGAGTTTTAAAATCAAGTGCTGTTAAATTAACTGCAGTAGTTTGTGCAGTCCTGGGCTCGCTGGAAGACCTGGTATACACTGACTAAAGGAAACATTGTGAGAGCTCCAATGAGAGAGCCAGCCTGGATGAAGACTCCACACCAAAGCAAAGCTGCATGCCCTGCTTCGTGAAGAAGAGTCCCAACTACAACCTTCAGGTAAGAGAACAAGCCAGTGAAGATAATCCAGGATGTGATCtgaatgaagaaagaaatacagGTTTCTGTTAAAAACTAAACTTGATGAGAATAAATGGGTTTTAATTAATCCATATAGTTAAacagaattacataaataatgtgtttacatataatGTCTGACTGAATGGGTGATTTATTTtcaatctttatttttgtaatataaatcaataattaaaagaatataGAGGTTAAGGTCTATTGAGCATCTGTGGCATGGTCATCTactctataaaatattttaaaattttattaataaaaataaatattataagaagtataattcattattagattataattacatttataatgtaagtATAATAATACAACAGTTGCCCCCATAGAATTACACAGAATAAAATAAGAGGATTttgactgattttaaaaatcactataATGACTCCTTTTTACAATAAGTGTCTTTCAGAGCATCTTAACAATCATTAATTCTCATTCTTTATCAAATCTTTAGAGATGATATGTTAAGGAAACAAGAGTGGGGCACCAcagttatataattttttgcatgTGGTAGTTCAGTGGTGTAGTTAACAGCTCCTTTAAACGTTTTGAGAGACTTGTTTTAAGTTCTTCTTCCACTTAATATAATTACTAACCACTAGAGAAACTCCTGACTGACTTCCTAAAAGAGGTGGACAGGGACTCAGCACAGCCAAAGCCATAAGATAGGCAGCAAAAATACCACCTCCCAGTGACATCATACCAAGACCAATGCTGGACCTATAACGAGAACATCAATTACAATTCTAAACATTCAAATAGACTACTAACACTTAAATCACACAATGATAAGAAAATGTATACATGAGCAGAATTTAAATCAGGACAACCAGAGGGACACTGTCCTgctgagtttagctccaacttgccttaacacacctgcctggaagtttgTGATATGCCTAGTAACAACAACTCTAGTTGGTTGACGTCGGCTTGGTGTGTCCCTGCCTTTAGACCTTGATTGGCTGGTTCATGTGTCCGTAACTGGAGTTGGAGCTATACTCTCCTGGACAGTGGCCCTCCAAGAACAAGACTGGACACCcctgatttaaataaacaggACCACTAAGCAGTGTTATGAACTTTAACTCACTTACCGAAGTAGGACAAACATGGCCACAAAGCAGGCCAGAGGGTTTGCAATGTTGCCCAAAACGACAGAAAGGTGAAAGGTCATGGTGCCATAAGGCAAACAGGAGAAACTCTGCACGGATGGCAGTACACCGTTGGTCAAAGCATTGGATATTCCCAGCAACAGGAGCAGATATATATTGCGTGACGTCCAGAAGGCTACAACAGGTGCCTGTTTTTCAACTTCTACTTGTTCCTCAGAAACCGGGGAAGCTCCATTTTGTAAAGGGTGTGCCTCTTCCTCCGTTTTCACTGTTTCTTGCTCAGTCTTTGGAATTTCCTCTGTCGCAGTCGGAGTGACCACTCTGTATGTCAGAGCAAGGAAACAGACAGCCGAAATCAACAGCATCACAGACAAGAACCAGAAGAAGTTTTGGGCTGGGAAGTTTTCTTTGAGATAATGGGGCTCTGTGCCGTTGGCCGTTTCAATGCACTCTAGTTTCCCTACCCCCTGTCCCAAAGCAACCACACAGGGAAAGAGTGCACCAAGACCCTGTCCGACAAAGAACGTCCGGATGTACTGCGGGGGGTAACTGAACATGAAAGGCAAAAAGGTGACGTTTGAAGTGCAGCAGacaaatgacagaataaaagtaagcaacaggaacgggacagatcTTGGCTCTCCAGCAACTGTGACCTCCTGGGACCAAAAGAGAGCAAGGAATGCAGCTGCAACCACTGCTATCACTTGTATGATGTGGATGACCAAGCGTTCATTCAGCCATCCTGTAGCAAAGTAGTGGGTTAAAGTCACAGCCACTGGACCCAAATTCCCAAATGCAATCAGCACTGAAAGATAGGCTGGCAAGTTCCACTCTGTAAAGAAAGGACATGTTTAAAGTTCTACAATTATTTGGATAAATTAGGCATCTATTAGGTACAGCTGTGGCACGTTGAATTTTTATCAAAACACTATTTACCTTCAGGTAGAACATCCACAACAATTGGCAACTCAACCCATAATGAGTTCACTGAGATCCATGAGCCCATTCCAAACAGGGCCACCAGAATATGTGTAACGATGTCATGATTCCACCATGTATCTGCCATTTATATGTCTAGGAAAAGGGCACAAGTAAGTTAGAGCGTCCATGTTTTTCATTATACATAGTACACTTGTTTCTTATGACTGTATTTGAAAGAATAGAATAGGCAATGTAAATTGCTCTCCTCATGCTAAACGATGTCATCTgatatcaaattatttaaaaccaaTAAAGTGCTCCCTTATATACAGCAAAGCAATATAGAGTATATTGAATATGGccaattttaaatatgaaaaaaactgttaaatatatgtataaacattttaaaagtttttcattaattgtaaaatttacTCTGCTTAAAAGCACAGTACTCAAATGTGTGATGCTACAGATTCTTTGAAATGTTATAGAAGCCACATGTAACTGGCTAAAAAGTGTGAAATTCATGTGTGTACACTTGTACACTAATGATTGTTATAATATTCTTATTGTATTATCattggtagtagtagtagattttttatttaataaaaagacgAGCATTTTgctacaaacatttttattttgtaatgcaactttttatgaaaaacaaataaaaaacaatgaacaatttaACTAAAGTCTACTATTCTAGTAAAATAACAAGTTTGTTAGTaacaaaacatctgaaaacaaagatttttaccACATGTGAAAACAACTAATGCTAGCaacatgtttaacatttttatcagGTTAAAACACATTCAGAGAAACTCAAAGTTCTCCCTGTAACAAGGGCCAAAAACATTTGTTCTCTTTATATCAATGCTATGCCTTTGTTTATCTTGTTGACCAGTGTCTGTACTTTGGGGGTCGAGGGATGATGTTTCAGCCGGGGTCTCTTGAATCTCAGCGTGACCAAGTGCATTCTCAGTCGGTGATATAACTATAACCCTCTCATTTGGCAGGACGTCCTTCAGTGTAGAAACCATGTCACTCAAAGAGAATCCTATACGAGTTAGCTTTTTGTCTCTGGAACCCAAGATGCTCTTCTGGTAGTTCAGCTCACAGCGAATGACTTCACGTATATGAGCATGGCTTGCACCTTCTAGTTTTGTGAGCAATCGTTCAACGTCTTGCTTGCTTTTACATGGGCCACCGTATTTTGAAACTGCTCCAATGATCATTTTCCTATAAATGTGATCCTGGGCTTTTTGCTTAAGTCTAGACACCTTCATTTTTTTGGCGGCATTGAAATTTGCTCCGTCAAAGATGGAGTAGCGTTTTTGAGTGGTTTTAGCAGGTGACATTGTGACCACTGCTGATGTAGGTTCATCTGCTGTCTCCCAGGAAGGGTCTTGTTCTGCATTTTCAGAAACTGAACCCTCTGTCCGACCAAGAGTTTTATCAGGCCTGTTCTTCTCATATGGGTATGCATGACCAAAGGGGTACTCGCCCATAAGCtgtaaaaatgtgcagtttGCCATTTGAACGGCTATATCCGAAGGCAGATCTTTGCAGTGTTCACCACCAGGTAAGAAATCTTTAAGATTGTCCTCTAGTACAGCTGCGAGGGCTTTCATCATCCTTTCTAAGCAAGCTTTTATCAGAGTACCGAATTGGTTCTCTGCATTATCACGGCAAAATCTGAACACTCCTCCAAAAGTCACCTCTTGCATTGGAACCTGTAAGAATACATTGACAAAGGCCTCTGGTTGCAAAAGGCAACTCGCATCTTGCGACCATTCCAAAAGCTTTTCATACAAGCACAGGATATATCTACTGAAAAGAGGATATTCTCCATCACTCTTCAGAAGCTGCCAAAAGGGTCCCAAGACTTTAAGGTACACAACAGCAACCACACAGACCAATGCCTGTAAAGCCTCATCACTTGCGTCAGCATTGACACTCTCCAACAGAATATTCGAGTCATCATTCAGGAGCTGCAGGTCAGATACAAAGAGAGCAACATCTTCATGATGGTGAATGAGTCCAGCGGCTGCTTCAAAGTAGTTAATGATACGATTTGACCTATAAATAGGCAGTTTGGAAGGGTTTTTTCTTTCAAGACAAAAAGCAAGCCAGTGCCTGCGGTAATTAGGGTTGGTCTCCTCGCTTGGACATAACATTTCCGAAGCCATGTGTATGTAACGGGTCACTGCACTCTCATCGAAGTTGACAAAACTCCGAAACCTGGGGTGCTTGTCACGTCCAAGTTTCTCACCCATGGTGTACACTATATCTTTTTCAAATGATATCATTTGCTGGTCAATTACATCAATGAGTTCGAAAAGGAACTGGCAGATGTAACGCAGGAAATGCAATGCTGGCACTAGTGGATGTGTGCTTACTTTGACTTTGTCATCGAGAGTTCTTAGATTAGCATCTTCCTTTAGCATTGCAGAGAAGTGATTTTGAAGCAGATCTAGTGAAACCTTCTTGGCAGCTTCGTTCTTTCCTCCATTCATTTCTGCAATCTTTTGCCAAGACAGCACAGAGATATCCAGAAGTGTTACATTGTCGCCCGTGTCGGTTCTTGGGTCTTCTTTGTCATCTTTCAGTGACCGTATTGGTATTTGATGGCTCTCTGATCTCTGTTCGTTTTTAACACTGAACAAATCAGGCA is a window encoding:
- the slc52a2 gene encoding solute carrier family 52, riboflavin transporter, member 2 isoform X2; the protein is MADTWWNHDIVTHILVALFGMGSWISVNSLWVELPIVVDVLPEEWNLPAYLSVLIAFGNLGPVAVTLTHYFATGWLNERLVIHIIQVIAVVAAAFLALFWSQEVTVAGEPRSVPFLLLTFILSFVCCTSNVTFLPFMFSYPPQYIRTFFVGQGLGALFPCVVALGQGVGKLECIETANGTEPHYLKENFPAQNFFWFLSVMLLISAVCFLALTYRVVTPTATEEIPKTEQETVKTEEEAHPLQNGASPVSEEQVEVEKQAPVVAFWTSRNIYLLLLLGISNALTNGVLPSVQSFSCLPYGTMTFHLSVVLGNIANPLACFVAMFVLLRSSIGLGMMSLGGGIFAAYLMALAVLSPCPPLLGSQSGVSLVITSWIIFTGLFSYLKVVVGTLLHEAGHAALLWCGVFIQAGSLIGALTMFPLVSVYQVFQRAQDCTNYCS
- the slc52a2 gene encoding solute carrier family 52, riboflavin transporter, member 2 isoform X1 encodes the protein MEDLQDFGSSSASAKTISAELKDDFYSKLVADFLGAHYGELLELDEKPWKIRMLIQIGLMREEQDISWVDLIQWLQKIAPMFQSADFRSLIERNTTTALSLTGGARQKFLDSDVNFEFVGPICDSIGIGRRDLLEMSDFSDRAKLTALTNGLILELTNFISREKLDPVVLVSWIRNFEPLFCSDGKIQRAYRLLRSSLKNFRIQYRNNQRSRKRSRGFLDEFLQSPFDLAPEADADDIEYRRVAMVKAHLRKKRRISMHKPNSLVKEEDESFRISQTDMTVKTHPEPKQMPDLFSVKNEQRSESHQIPIRSLKDDKEDPRTDTGDNVTLLDISVLSWQKIAEMNGGKNEAAKKVSLDLLQNHFSAMLKEDANLRTLDDKVKVSTHPLVPALHFLRYICQFLFELIDVIDQQMISFEKDIVYTMGEKLGRDKHPRFRSFVNFDESAVTRYIHMASEMLCPSEETNPNYRRHWLAFCLERKNPSKLPIYRSNRIINYFEAAAGLIHHHEDVALFVSDLQLLNDDSNILLESVNADASDEALQALVCVVAVVYLKVLGPFWQLLKSDGEYPLFSRYILCLYEKLLEWSQDASCLLQPEAFVNVFLQVPMQEVTFGGVFRFCRDNAENQFGTLIKACLERMMKALAAVLEDNLKDFLPGGEHCKDLPSDIAVQMANCTFLQLMGEYPFGHAYPYEKNRPDKTLGRTEGSVSENAEQDPSWETADEPTSAVVTMSPAKTTQKRYSIFDGANFNAAKKMKVSRLKQKAQDHIYRKMIIGAVSKYGGPCKSKQDVERLLTKLEGASHAHIREVIRCELNYQKSILGSRDKKLTRIGFSLSDMVSTLKDVLPNERVIVISPTENALGHAEIQETPAETSSLDPQSTDTGQQDKQRHSIDIKRTNVFGPCYRENFEFL